The Suricata suricatta isolate VVHF042 chromosome 16, meerkat_22Aug2017_6uvM2_HiC, whole genome shotgun sequence genome contains the following window.
gcGTTTAGCCAGAAACAATATGTTATTAAACATCAGAACacccacactggagagaagcttTTTGAATGTAATGAGTGCGGAAAATCCTTCAGCCAGAAGGAAAATCTTCTCACCCATCAGAaaattcacactggagagaaaccttttGAGTGTAAGGATTGTGGGAAAGCTTTCATTCAGAAGTCAAACCTCATCAGACACCAGAGAACTCACACGGGAGAGAAGCCTTTTGTGTGTAAGGAATGTGGAAAAACCTTCAGCGGCAAGTCTAACCTTACCGAGCATGAGAAAATTCATATTGGAGAGAAACCCtttaaatgtaatgaatgtggaacAGCTTTTGGCCAGAAGAAGTACCTCATAAAACATCAAAAcattcacactggagagaaaccctatgaatgtaatgaatgtggaaaagccttctCTCAACGAACATCACTTATTGTACACGTGAGAATTCATTCAGGTGACAAACCTTACGAATGCAACGTATGTGGGAAAGCCTTCTCTCAGAGCTCCTCTCTTACTGTGCATGTGAGGAGCCATACAGGTGAGAAGCCCTATGGCTGTAAcgagtgtgggaaagccttctcTCAGTTCTCAACCCTTGCTCTGCATTTGAGAATACACACAGGTAAGAAGCCTTATCAATgtagtgaatgtgggaaagcttttAGCCAGAAGTCCCACCATATTAGACACCAGAAAATTCATACTCATTAAAAACCCTGTAAATATCTTAAACATTAGAAAGCCTTCATCAGGAATTTAAGCCTCACAGCACATCAGAAATGATCATACTGAAAGAAAGTATCActaatgaggaaaacaaaagctaaaaactTACTGGACACCATGGAATTCATActgaaaagaaagacatttaaatgataaaaatcctGGGCCCCCAAAAAAGCTGATGGCCCAGGTAATGCTGAAACTTTAGACGCATTTCCACTAATCATGCTTCTTATCGCTGTCTGCATTTATCTGGAGAtcttcaatataataaaaaaataagtttttaagtattggaaagaaagagactTTTATGGTATTGATTTAGTAGAACAC
Protein-coding sequences here:
- the ZNF146 gene encoding zinc finger protein OZF — translated: MSHLSQQKICSGGNPFACKVCGKVFSHKSNLTEHEHFHNREKPFECNECGKAFSQKQYVIKHQNTHTGEKLFECNECGKSFSQKENLLTHQKIHTGEKPFECKDCGKAFIQKSNLIRHQRTHTGEKPFVCKECGKTFSGKSNLTEHEKIHIGEKPFKCNECGTAFGQKKYLIKHQNIHTGEKPYECNECGKAFSQRTSLIVHVRIHSGDKPYECNVCGKAFSQSSSLTVHVRSHTGEKPYGCNECGKAFSQFSTLALHLRIHTGKKPYQCSECGKAFSQKSHHIRHQKIHTH